Within Caproicibacterium argilliputei, the genomic segment GCAGAATCCACACCTGCCGCATCAATGTAAACGCGGTGTTATACAGGCCAAGCGTGCCCAAGCCGTAAGCGCCCTGCACCACATAATTGCCGACATTGGTGTTAATATACGTCATCAAATTGCTGACGTAAGCTTTCAGACCATACTTAAAAATCGGCTTTGCCGGAACAACAAAGTCATTTTCAGGCACCGGTTCTTCCGGTGCACCGTTCCAGCGACGAATCATGAAGTACGCCATCACGGACATGGCAATGGAAATGCCAATCGAAGAACCGACCTGCAGTGCCGCCGTCGGCCAAACCAGAGCCAAAACAGAAAAAACCGTACTGAAAATTTTCTGCAGCAGGTTAATAATGTTATAGGATTTAAATTTATTTTCGCCGCGCAGCACTCCCATCAGAATATTCAGCAGGAAGGAGCAGCCTGCATAAATGACGATGCTGCCTAAATACGGCCACGGCGTATTGGTAAACGGCTGCCAGGAAATGCGATTGCCGAGCAGCGCCAGCCCCACAACGACCGCTGCCGAAACGACAAGCAGCAGCGTACCGACAATCAGCGTCAGCTTTTTCACGGCTGCCTTTGTGTTTTTAATTTTATACCGGGCAACGTAATAAATCACGGCACTGTTCAGGCTGAACCCGATGCAGGTAAACAGCCCCTCGCCCCAAATCTGCACTTGGTTATACAGACCCTTTACGTCCGGGTCCATACGGTTGAGGATAACCAGCGAACCCACGATTCCAAGCAGTGCTCCAAAAGCATTGGTGCCAAAGGTACTCAACGTATCTCGCACCATAGAGGAGCGCTGCGGTTTCTGCTTCTGTTTCATTCGCATCTCCCAATTCTTCGGCGGAAAAAGCCGCCAGTCACATCATAGAATAAGTTATTATACCATTAAATTATGAACAGAACAAGGCAGGCAGGCTGAGCCTGCACGCAGTGTGCTGAAGCTCACGGAGCGCGCACCCGCTTCTTTTGCAGTCTGCGTCAGGGCAAAGGCAGCGCTTCGAGCAAATTGCTTTCCGTCGCTTTCTCAGAAAGCGACCGCCCGTGTGGGGCGCGCAGCCCCACGACCTTTGTTTCCACAAAAGCAGGTTCGGGCTGCAAGCCCGAGTGAAAAGTTTGAAGTTATCCACCGTGGCAATGCTCCAGTGGAACGTTGCCAGCAGGCTGAGCCTGCACGCAACTGCTGAAGCTCACGGAGCGCGCACCCGCTTCTTTTGCAGTCTGCGTCAGGGCAAAGGCAGCGCTTCGAGCAAATTGCTTTCCGGGGTTAGGGCAAAACGCCAATAAAAAACGCCGCCCGAGGGCAGCGCTTTTGATACTTACAGAATGTTCAGCCGCGGCTTGCCTGCTCATACTGATAAGCCGCGTTCAAAATCATGTCCTCACGTCCCGCTTTGCCAATCAACTGCATTCCCACCGGCATTCCGCTTTCGTCACAACCGCAGGGCACGCTCAAGGCAGGCAGACCAACAATGTTCACCGGCACCGTGCAGATATCCGTCTGATAAGTTTCCACCGCATCCTGCCCGGAAAAGCCCTCTGGAAAAGCAGTCATAGGAACCGTGGGCGCCAGCAGGAAATCACACGCTGTAAAGGCAGTCTGAAACGCCCGGCGAATCTTGCGGCGCAGCAACTGCGCTTTTTTATAATACGCATCATAATAACCGGCACTGAGGACGTAAGTCCCCAGCAGGATTCGACGCTTGACTTCCTTGCCAAAACCGGCACTGCGGGTCTTTTCAATCATGTCGTTCACACCCGTGTAGTGCTCCGCTTTCCTGCCGTAGCGAATACCATCGTACCGCCCAAGGTTGGAGGAAGCCTCCGCGCACGCCAAAATATAATACACCGGCAGCGCATATTTAATTTCCGGAATGGAAATCGGCACAAGCTCCGCGCCTAAACTCCGGTACACGCTCTGCGCCTGCTCCAGTGCAGTTTGCACCCCTTCGCGCAAGCCGTCAAAGTACTCTGCCGCAATCCCGATTTTTTTGCCTTTCAGGCTGTTCTGCAGATTCGGTACGGCTTTGCACCGCGCACCGACGCAGGTACTGTCACGCGGGTCTTTTTGAGCAAGCACATCAAACAGAAGTGCCGCGTCCTCCACGCAGGAGGTCAGCGGGCCGATTTGATCAAACGAACTCGCATAAGCAATCAAGCCATAGCGAGACACCGCGCCGTAAGTCGGTTTTAAGCCGACAATTCCACAGAAGGACGCAGGCTGACGAATGGAGCCGCCGGTGTCGCTGCCGATGCCGTAAGCAGCCAAACCGCCCGCCACGGCGCTCGCTGCACCGCCGGAAGAGCCGCCTGCCACCCTGCTCAGGTCATGCGGGTTTTTCGCGCCGCCGTGGCAGCTGGTTTCACAGCTGGAACCCATGGCAAACTCGTCCATATTGCATTTACCAAGCAGCACCGCGCCCTGCTCCCGCAGTGTCTGCCAAACCGCCGCATCATAAACCGGCTTGTAGCCTTCCAAAATTTTGGAGCAGCAGTCGGTTTCCAGCCCTTTGGTGCTAATGTTTGCCTTGAGCGTCATCGGCACACCCTCGACCGGGCCGAGCGCTTCGCCGCGGGCAAGCTTTTCATCCACTTTTTTCGCCGCTTCCAGCGCTGTCTGCGCGGTGACCAGGGTGTAAGCGTTCAACCCGCCGTTTTTTTCAGCAATCGCATCCAGATACTGTTGGGTCAATTCTGTGCAGGAACATTCTTTTTCCGTCAGTTTTTTCTGCAGATTCCGTATGGTATTCTGTGATTCCATGGTTCCTCCTTAGGCGTGCTGCCTGACGACAAAACTGCTGTCGTCCGTATCTTTCGCATTTGCGAGCACTTCGTCACAGGAAAGCCCCGGCTGCACCGTATCTTCGCGAAGCACGTTTTCCAGACCATTGATGTCTGTATACGCTTCCTCCTCTGCACTGACAGAAGCGATGGTGTCCGCAAAAGCGATGATTTCATTCATATCCTCTGTCAAGCCGTCCAGTTCGGATGCTTCCACTTCCAGCTTGGCAAGCTTTGCAATCTTTAAAATATCTTCATGTGTAACCATGGCGGCCTCCTTATCTCAGCTTGATGTGCACTTCACGCAGCTGCTCCTCCGTAACCTCGCTCGGAGAACCCATCATCACATCCTGCGCATTCGAGTTCATTGGGAACGCGATCACCTCGCGGATGTTTTCCTCGCCGGTCAGCAGCATAACCATGCGGTCAACCCCCGGCGCCATGCCGGCGTGCGGCGGCGCGCCGTACTGGAACGCATGGTACAGCGAAGTGAATTTGGTCTGCAAATCCTCTTCCGTATAACCTGCAATTTCAAAGGCTTTCTTCATGATGTCGAGGTCGTGGTTGCGCACCGCGCCGGAAGAAAGCTCCACGCCGTCGCAGACAATGTCGTACTGATATGCCAGAACATCCTCCGGCGCTTTGTTCAGCAACGCATCCATACCGCCCTGCGGCATGGAAAACGGGTTGTGCGTAAAGACGTACTTACCGGTTTCCTCGTCAATTTCAAACATCGGGAAATCCACAATAAAGCACAGCGCAAAGCGGCTCTCATCAATCAGCCCGAGGCGGCGGCCCAGCTCCGCGCGAATCTGCCCCGCAAGCTGCGGCGCCAGTGACGGAGCATCCGCAATAAAGAAGATGACGCTGCCCTTTTCCAGCTTGCCGCGGCGCACCAACTCCGCACGCTGCTCTTCGCTCAGATATTTATCAATTGGGCCTTTGTAGGTACCGTCGTCCAGCACCTCGATGTAGCCCAAACCTTTCATGCCGATGGACTCGGCAAATTTCAGCATATTTTCAAAGAAGGAACGCGGCTGTTTCACGCAGTCCGGTACCGTAATGCCGCGCACGCACTTGCCACGGAACGGCTTAAAGTCCGTTTCAGTAAACAAATCGGAAAGCTCCACAATTTCCAGCGGATTGCGCAAATCCGGCTTGTCTGTGCCGTACTTCAGCATACTTTCCGCATACGGAATCCGCTGAAACGGCGCGGGCGAAACTGCCTTGCCGCCGAACTTGCGGAACGTGTCGCCAATCACCTGTTCTGCCACCGCAAAAACATCCTCCTGTGTGGCAAAAGCCATCTCAAAGTCCAGCTGGTAAAACTCGCCGGGAGAGCGGTCGGCACGCGCGTCTTCATCGCGGAAACACGGCGCCAACTGAAAGTACCGGTCAAAGCCGGAAACCATCAGCAGCTGCTTAAAAATCTGCGGCGCCTGCGGCAGCGCATAGAATTTTCCTTTGTGCTTGCGGCTTGGAATCAGGTAATCGCGCGCGCCCTCCGGCGAGGAAGCACTCAGAATCGGCGTCTGAATCTCCAGGAATCCCTGCTCGGTCATTTTTTGACGCAAAAAAGAAATCACCTGGCTGCGCAAAACAATATTATTGTGGACTTTGGGGTTTCGTAAATCGAGGTAACGATATTTCAGGCGTACGTCCTCTTTGGTTTCTCTGCTGGTAATCACTTCAAACGGAAGCGCCGCGCGGCATTTGCCCAGCACCTCCAATGAGGCGGCTTCCACCTCCACTGTGCCGGTTGCAATTTTCGGATTCACTGTGTCCGCGTCGCGCAGAACCACCTTGCCGGAAACCGTAACGGTGCATTCCTTATTCACATTTCCCAGCAGCGTTTCGTCATGCACAACCACCTGCAATACACCATACTGGTCGCGCAGGTCAAGGAACTTGACGCCGCCGTGGTCGCGGATGTTTTCCACCCAGCCGGCCGCACGCACCTCGCTGCCGATGTCGGCCTCGCTGACTTCCCCGCAGGATTTGGTGCGGTACTTGTTCACACAGATCATTTTCATTCCCCTTTGTCTACAATAATGAACTGTAAAGAAATTCTTTCTGCGCCGCCGATTTCAGAAATGCACAAAAGGAATACTTTACAGAATTAAAGTATACCATTAAATGCATGACGTTTCAACACAAAATGCAGGATTTAGGGAAATCCCATGCCTTCTGCAGAGCGCGCACTCCCGGCGCAATCTGCTCCAGCGGAATCCCCGCGAAGCCGAGCGTAACCTGTTCTTCCGGCCCGGGGCGCACCCGCACGCCGCCTGCTGCGGCAATTTCCGCCAGGCGCGCGGGCGAGGGCGCGTTTGCAAAGTGCAGCGTCACGCAAAGCGGGGTTTCCTTGAGGTTCAGCTCTGCACAGCCACCAAACGCTTCCTGCAGGCAGTGCAGCAGCAGGGCACTTTTCTGCGCATACACCTTGCGCAGGCGGCGCAGCTGCCGCTCCAGCTGACCGCTTTTCACATAATCCGCCAGGGCAAGCTGCTCTACCTTAGACGCAGTCTGGTTGTAACGCGGCGCGCGTGCCAGGTACAGCGGCAAAAGCCGCATGGGCAGTACCATGTACCCCACACGCACGCTCGGCAGCAGCAGCTTGGAAAAAGAACCAATGTACACCACGCGCCCGTCTGCCGCCATGCCCTGCATGGCCGGCACCGGTCTGGCGCGGTAGCGAAGTTCTCCGTTATAATCGTCCTCAATCAGCAGACCGCCGGTCTGCGCTGCCCACTGCAGCAGCTCCTGCCGCCGCAGCAGCGGGATAGGACTGCCGCTGCTCTGCCTGCTGGACGGTGTTACATATGCAACCCGCGCGCCACTGCGCCGCAGCGCCTCTGGCTGAATCCCGCTTTTGTCACCGGGCAAGTGCAGCACCTCCATACCGCAATCGGAAAAGACCTGCTCCGCCTGCGCAAAGCCCGGCTCCTCCAGAGCGATGGCACCAATCTGCCCCTGCAACAGGCCGCACAGGATGTACAGCAACGGCTGCGTGCCGGCGCCGATAACCACCTGCTCCGCCGAACAAACCACGCCCCGCGCACCGTAACTGTAATCACGCAGCACCTCCCGCAGGGGCTGCTCCCCCTGGTGCTCGCCGTAGCGCACCAATGCTTCCGGTCGGTTTAAAATTTCACGGATGTGCCGCCGCCAGATTTTCAAATCCGCCACGCTGCTGTCCACCGCGTCCGTACCAAAATTGTACCGCGGCGGTACCTGCGGCACCTGCTGCACCGCAGCGGGACGCACCCCGCGCGCTCCGCCGCCGGTCAGCACGAAATATCCGCGCTGCGGCCGCGCCTCAATGTATCCCTCCACACAAAGCTGCTGGTACGCGCTTTCGATGGTGGTGCGTGAAAGGCCGAGGTCTTCGCTCAGGCGGCGAATACTCGGCAGCTTCTGCCCCGGGCGCAGACTGCCTTTCTGTGCGGCTGTGCGAATCTGCTCGTACAGCTGCAGGTACAGCGGCTGACCGCTGTCTTTTTCCAGTTGGATATAATCATAAGTCATTGGGATTCCTCCGCGCATACTGTACATGAAATATTTTTATAAACTGTCACTTTTAAAATGTACAGATTCCTTTTATGATGATAACAGATTCTTTGCGTAGAGTCAAAACTGGAGGGATATTTGATGGAACATAACGAACAAAAAGGCAGCACCCTGCGCACGGTTCTTTACTGGACGCTTGCGGCGGTCTGTGCGGTGCTGGCCGTCGTCTTTTTCAATCTGCCGTCCCTAAAGGGCGCCAGTGCGTTCGGCTTTGCGGGGATTATCGGCGCGGTGCTGCTGGTGTGCCTGTATTTTGTGCTGAAAAAGACAAATTACAACGTAACAGGAAAATCCAACAACGTTAACCTTGCCTTTACCGGAATGCTTGCGGCGCTGGTACTGGTAAGCTTTTACCTCAGCGTACCGCTTCCGATTGCCGGCAAGGCGATGTTCAGCTTCGGCAATATTTTCTGCATTTTTGCCGGTCTGATTCTCGGCCCGATTTACGGCGGTCTGGCTGCCGGTCTGGGCGGCTTTTTGTTTGACATACTCAAAGGCTGGGCCGACACCTGTGTGCTGACTTTCGTCACCAAATTTGTAATGGCGTTTATCTGCGGCCTGATTGCGTGGGGCGTTCACGGCAAAGCCCTGAACGGCAGCTCGCAGAAAAAGCAGCTGCCGCGCGTCATTGCTGCGGCGGTCATCGGCTCGCTGTGCTACAGTGTTCTGTACCTGACGCACGGCGTCATCGAGGCGACCTTGCTGGGCAACACCGCCAATGCGTTGCGCACCATCATGGAAACCAAGCTGGCTGTCACCCTGGTGAACGGCGTACTCGCAGACGTGGTTGCCATTCCATTGTTCTATGCCATTCATGCGGCGCTCAAACGCAGCCATCTGGCCTTTGTCGGTTAAAAATGAAACAAATGAAAGCCGGTACAGCCTTTCAAACAGCTGTACCGGCTTTTTTTGTGTGCCCGCCCGTCATGGTCTGTAATAAATGCCGGCGGCACGCAGCAGGGAGTCAATCGCCATGATGGGGCTTGGCAAAGGCACCGTATCCACCCGCAGCATACAAAGCACAAAAGTTGCCGCGAAAAAAATGGCGAACACCCATTTGTCCTTTTTGGATCGCAGGCAGCGCAGATGTGGCAGAGTGGCTAAAAAAACAATGAGAAACAGCATCACGGTAAATACGTTCATGCCGCACTTTCCCCTTTCTTCTTTTCTTTTCTCCGCATTGCCAGCAGCCGCAGCAGAGAAATGAAAGGCAGCACCAGCTCAAAAAACGTCCATATAAACGGTACGGTAGTCTGTGCGGAAAGATTGTGCGCGGTCATGGAGGGATACAAAATACGTGCATACAGAACAATCAGC encodes:
- a CDS encoding lipopolysaccharide biosynthesis protein translates to MKQKQKPQRSSMVRDTLSTFGTNAFGALLGIVGSLVILNRMDPDVKGLYNQVQIWGEGLFTCIGFSLNSAVIYYVARYKIKNTKAAVKKLTLIVGTLLLVVSAAVVVGLALLGNRISWQPFTNTPWPYLGSIVIYAGCSFLLNILMGVLRGENKFKSYNIINLLQKIFSTVFSVLALVWPTAALQVGSSIGISIAMSVMAYFMIRRWNGAPEEPVPENDFVVPAKPIFKYGLKAYVSNLMTYINTNVGNYVVQGAYGLGTLGLYNTAFTLMRQVWILPEAVGLVITSRVAAMQNDEDKTHITQLSCKIVMYITIVCAFLIVWLADIFVPILFSKYIGALAPLRYLIIGSIFVSFAKVLSNSISAFGRPELNILPTILGIAVNIAATIALIPSMSYNGVAVATSLSMMTQGLCSLVIFCIFTHTSPVRLILPTKNEIQLVKNVLHRK
- the gatA gene encoding Asp-tRNA(Asn)/Glu-tRNA(Gln) amidotransferase subunit GatA — protein: MESQNTIRNLQKKLTEKECSCTELTQQYLDAIAEKNGGLNAYTLVTAQTALEAAKKVDEKLARGEALGPVEGVPMTLKANISTKGLETDCCSKILEGYKPVYDAAVWQTLREQGAVLLGKCNMDEFAMGSSCETSCHGGAKNPHDLSRVAGGSSGGAASAVAGGLAAYGIGSDTGGSIRQPASFCGIVGLKPTYGAVSRYGLIAYASSFDQIGPLTSCVEDAALLFDVLAQKDPRDSTCVGARCKAVPNLQNSLKGKKIGIAAEYFDGLREGVQTALEQAQSVYRSLGAELVPISIPEIKYALPVYYILACAEASSNLGRYDGIRYGRKAEHYTGVNDMIEKTRSAGFGKEVKRRILLGTYVLSAGYYDAYYKKAQLLRRKIRRAFQTAFTACDFLLAPTVPMTAFPEGFSGQDAVETYQTDICTVPVNIVGLPALSVPCGCDESGMPVGMQLIGKAGREDMILNAAYQYEQASRG
- the gatC gene encoding Asp-tRNA(Asn)/Glu-tRNA(Gln) amidotransferase subunit GatC; this encodes MVTHEDILKIAKLAKLEVEASELDGLTEDMNEIIAFADTIASVSAEEEAYTDINGLENVLREDTVQPGLSCDEVLANAKDTDDSSFVVRQHA
- the aspS gene encoding aspartate--tRNA ligase → MICVNKYRTKSCGEVSEADIGSEVRAAGWVENIRDHGGVKFLDLRDQYGVLQVVVHDETLLGNVNKECTVTVSGKVVLRDADTVNPKIATGTVEVEAASLEVLGKCRAALPFEVITSRETKEDVRLKYRYLDLRNPKVHNNIVLRSQVISFLRQKMTEQGFLEIQTPILSASSPEGARDYLIPSRKHKGKFYALPQAPQIFKQLLMVSGFDRYFQLAPCFRDEDARADRSPGEFYQLDFEMAFATQEDVFAVAEQVIGDTFRKFGGKAVSPAPFQRIPYAESMLKYGTDKPDLRNPLEIVELSDLFTETDFKPFRGKCVRGITVPDCVKQPRSFFENMLKFAESIGMKGLGYIEVLDDGTYKGPIDKYLSEEQRAELVRRGKLEKGSVIFFIADAPSLAPQLAGQIRAELGRRLGLIDESRFALCFIVDFPMFEIDEETGKYVFTHNPFSMPQGGMDALLNKAPEDVLAYQYDIVCDGVELSSGAVRNHDLDIMKKAFEIAGYTEEDLQTKFTSLYHAFQYGAPPHAGMAPGVDRMVMLLTGEENIREVIAFPMNSNAQDVMMGSPSEVTEEQLREVHIKLR
- the pdxR gene encoding MocR-like pyridoxine biosynthesis transcription factor PdxR yields the protein MTYDYIQLEKDSGQPLYLQLYEQIRTAAQKGSLRPGQKLPSIRRLSEDLGLSRTTIESAYQQLCVEGYIEARPQRGYFVLTGGGARGVRPAAVQQVPQVPPRYNFGTDAVDSSVADLKIWRRHIREILNRPEALVRYGEHQGEQPLREVLRDYSYGARGVVCSAEQVVIGAGTQPLLYILCGLLQGQIGAIALEEPGFAQAEQVFSDCGMEVLHLPGDKSGIQPEALRRSGARVAYVTPSSRQSSGSPIPLLRRQELLQWAAQTGGLLIEDDYNGELRYRARPVPAMQGMAADGRVVYIGSFSKLLLPSVRVGYMVLPMRLLPLYLARAPRYNQTASKVEQLALADYVKSGQLERQLRRLRKVYAQKSALLLHCLQEAFGGCAELNLKETPLCVTLHFANAPSPARLAEIAAAGGVRVRPGPEEQVTLGFAGIPLEQIAPGVRALQKAWDFPKSCILC
- a CDS encoding ECF transporter S component — encoded protein: MEHNEQKGSTLRTVLYWTLAAVCAVLAVVFFNLPSLKGASAFGFAGIIGAVLLVCLYFVLKKTNYNVTGKSNNVNLAFTGMLAALVLVSFYLSVPLPIAGKAMFSFGNIFCIFAGLILGPIYGGLAAGLGGFLFDILKGWADTCVLTFVTKFVMAFICGLIAWGVHGKALNGSSQKKQLPRVIAAAVIGSLCYSVLYLTHGVIEATLLGNTANALRTIMETKLAVTLVNGVLADVVAIPLFYAIHAALKRSHLAFVG